In the genome of Flavobacterium panacagri, one region contains:
- a CDS encoding OsmC family protein, which produces MKRKAQAVWNGDIKTGKGTLTTDSTVLNNTQYSFNSRFADGIGTNPEELLAAAHAGCFTMKLSLDLTTAGFTVEELSTQSTITLNDGKITQSLLVLNAKVPGITEEEFLKIAQGAEKTCPVSQAFSFEIVLQANLIN; this is translated from the coding sequence ATGAAACGTAAAGCACAAGCCGTTTGGAACGGTGACATTAAAACCGGAAAAGGAACTCTTACTACAGACAGTACCGTATTAAACAATACTCAATATTCTTTCAACAGCCGTTTCGCAGACGGAATCGGAACTAATCCTGAGGAATTATTAGCAGCTGCTCACGCTGGCTGTTTCACTATGAAACTAAGCTTAGACTTAACTACAGCAGGTTTCACAGTTGAGGAATTATCCACTCAATCAACTATTACTTTAAACGACGGAAAGATTACTCAATCTCTTTTAGTATTAAATGCTAAAGTTCCGGGAATAACAGAAGAAGAATTTTTAAAAATTGCTCAGGGCGCCGAAAAAACGTGTCCGGTAAGCCAGGCTTTTTCTTTCGAAATTGTTTTACAGGCAAATTTAATCAACTAA
- a CDS encoding DoxX family protein, whose amino-acid sequence MISKNTDLGLLLIRISVGGLMLFHGISKVLHGISFLVDNMGAFGYAVYIGEVLAPLAILVGFRTRIAAVLLAFTCIVAIAVAHAQDIFSISEHGGYANELLMLYLLGSIGLFFTGAGKYAVSKNNKWD is encoded by the coding sequence ATGATTTCAAAAAACACAGACCTTGGATTATTACTAATAAGAATCAGCGTTGGAGGTTTAATGCTTTTCCACGGAATTTCAAAAGTGCTTCACGGAATTTCTTTCCTTGTAGACAATATGGGCGCATTTGGATATGCTGTTTATATTGGTGAAGTTTTAGCACCATTAGCTATTTTAGTAGGTTTCCGTACTAGAATAGCAGCAGTTCTTCTTGCCTTTACCTGTATAGTAGCGATTGCTGTGGCACACGCTCAGGATATTTTCTCGATTAGCGAACACGGAGGATATGCTAATGAACTCTTGATGCTTTATCTTTTAGGTTCGATTGGATTATTCTTTACAGGAGCAGGAAAATATGCTGTTTCTAAAAATAATAAATGGGACTAG
- a CDS encoding CPBP family intramembrane glutamic endopeptidase — translation MSPLSPFIWIVVISPLLLLAYFKTEKSNLKYVAFFILYFLADIFLQQYGKVVLPLDFIGLKFNWSGKILSLILGLIVIFSVSKEERIKIGFTSKTNSKTQLKFGLLFFLGFTLFDFVFKMILFPKGGTFDLETFLFQATMPGLTEEIAFRGISLWLLNKAFAPKWKYRGIEFGWSFVIITVLFGVGHGMVLDQDLHLKFDIITIVYLTLISSLSVGVLRCFSGNLIYSILGHNTINLINALIRIL, via the coding sequence ATGTCACCATTATCACCGTTTATCTGGATCGTAGTTATTTCGCCACTTCTACTATTGGCCTATTTTAAAACAGAGAAATCAAACCTTAAATATGTAGCTTTTTTTATTCTTTATTTTTTGGCGGATATATTTTTACAACAATATGGAAAAGTAGTATTGCCACTTGATTTTATTGGTTTGAAGTTCAATTGGTCAGGAAAAATCCTGAGCTTAATTTTAGGTTTGATTGTTATTTTTTCAGTTTCCAAAGAAGAGAGAATCAAAATCGGATTTACCTCGAAAACCAATTCAAAAACACAATTAAAGTTTGGATTGCTGTTTTTTCTGGGATTCACTTTATTTGATTTCGTTTTTAAAATGATCTTATTTCCAAAAGGCGGAACATTCGATTTAGAAACTTTTCTTTTTCAGGCGACAATGCCGGGCTTAACAGAAGAAATTGCTTTTAGAGGGATTTCTTTATGGCTTTTAAATAAAGCTTTTGCGCCAAAATGGAAGTATCGCGGAATAGAATTTGGCTGGTCGTTTGTCATTATAACCGTTTTATTTGGAGTAGGGCACGGAATGGTTTTAGATCAGGATTTGCATTTAAAGTTTGATATTATAACCATAGTATATTTAACGCTGATTTCGTCTTTAAGCGTTGGTGTTTTAAGATGTTTTTCAGGGAATCTGATTTATTCTATTTTAGGACATAATACGATAAATTTGATAAATGCTTTAATTAGAATTTTATAA
- a CDS encoding GNAT family N-acetyltransferase has translation MNVRKANKSDSKYIAPILLLAMEDIVYKFLAKKDYASAKDFLEYFIERESNQYSYQNCFVAEENNEIIGAVNVYNGSDIEALRNPIIEYVRAHYNPEFDPEFETRAGEFYIDSLGVNPNHQGKGIGSKLLVFLINEYVHQNKQTLGLLVEEDNPLAKNLYLKLGFKIVGEKTLVGKRLEHLQISPN, from the coding sequence ATGAATGTCAGAAAAGCCAACAAATCCGATTCTAAATATATTGCACCTATATTATTATTAGCAATGGAAGATATTGTCTATAAATTTTTAGCTAAGAAAGATTACGCTTCCGCGAAAGACTTCCTGGAATATTTCATCGAAAGAGAAAGCAATCAGTATTCTTATCAGAATTGTTTTGTGGCCGAGGAAAACAACGAAATCATTGGTGCAGTCAATGTTTACAACGGTTCTGATATAGAAGCTTTGCGAAATCCAATTATAGAATACGTTAGAGCACATTATAATCCGGAATTTGATCCGGAATTTGAAACACGTGCCGGTGAATTTTATATCGATTCTTTGGGCGTAAACCCAAATCATCAGGGAAAAGGAATTGGTTCTAAATTGCTTGTTTTTCTAATTAATGAATATGTCCATCAAAACAAACAGACTTTAGGTTTATTGGTGGAAGAAGATAATCCGTTGGCGAAAAATCTTTATCTGAAACTCGGATTTAAAATTGTGGGCGAAAAAACTTTGGTTGGTAAAAGACTCGAACATCTTCAAATAAGTCCCAATTAG
- a CDS encoding sensor histidine kinase — MPNTTTASGYFLDKIASLNFDLFFTKRNRILLHVLMWLGFSVLLFLSYVIGYHLVYSDAVPLTIRMTLVNIIVFYMLFYLLLPKIFSGSKTKIIVLLILVFPISIFLWMASTYFISLLYYALGLEVDFGELKGVIKMSAEQTFLEAVSLKRMLSQTIIIISLLSPFCFAKILVEIVKLYHKKFQVEKEKMALEIQNIQMEKDFLKAQLNPHFLFNTLNNLYGLTVRKDNLAPEIILNLSDIMSYTLYESNTEIVRLEKELDFIQNYIALEKMRYADEANIQVNIEGENQTAGLFIAPLLTFTFIENAFKYGLKSTQNAFVKLDIKIENSTFWFSLENDVDESFTTDNFGGIGVENARKRLELLYPNQYELEIENQKSSFKVDLKIVLRK; from the coding sequence ATGCCAAATACCACAACTGCTTCGGGCTATTTTTTAGATAAAATAGCGTCCTTAAACTTTGATCTGTTTTTTACCAAAAGAAATCGAATTTTACTACATGTTTTAATGTGGCTTGGATTTTCTGTTTTACTGTTTTTGAGCTATGTAATCGGTTATCATTTGGTTTATTCTGATGCCGTTCCGCTTACAATCAGAATGACTTTGGTTAATATCATTGTCTTTTATATGTTGTTTTATCTGTTGCTTCCAAAGATTTTTTCGGGAAGCAAAACCAAAATTATAGTGCTTTTAATCTTGGTTTTTCCGATTTCGATCTTTCTTTGGATGGCTTCAACGTACTTTATTTCCCTTTTGTATTATGCTTTAGGTCTTGAAGTTGATTTTGGAGAATTAAAAGGCGTAATCAAAATGAGTGCAGAACAGACTTTTTTGGAAGCTGTTTCCTTAAAAAGAATGCTTTCGCAGACGATCATTATTATCTCATTGCTTTCTCCTTTTTGCTTTGCTAAAATTCTGGTTGAAATTGTAAAACTCTACCACAAGAAATTTCAGGTAGAGAAAGAGAAAATGGCATTGGAAATTCAGAACATTCAAATGGAAAAGGATTTTCTGAAAGCGCAATTAAATCCGCATTTTTTATTTAATACTTTGAATAATTTATACGGATTAACGGTTAGGAAAGACAATCTAGCGCCAGAAATTATCCTGAATCTTTCGGATATTATGAGTTATACTTTGTATGAATCAAATACTGAAATCGTTCGCCTAGAGAAAGAACTGGATTTTATCCAAAATTATATCGCTTTAGAAAAGATGCGTTATGCTGATGAAGCCAATATTCAGGTTAATATTGAAGGAGAAAACCAAACAGCTGGACTTTTTATTGCGCCGTTACTGACTTTTACTTTCATTGAAAATGCTTTTAAATACGGATTAAAAAGCACTCAAAATGCCTTTGTAAAACTGGATATTAAGATTGAAAACAGCACGTTTTGGTTCAGTTTAGAAAATGATGTTGATGAAAGTTTTACAACGGATAATTTCGGCGGAATAGGAGTAGAAAACGCCCGTAAACGTCTGGAATTATTGTATCCGAATCAATACGAATTGGAAATTGAAAATCAAAAATCTTCCTTTAAAGTCGATTTAAAAATAGTTTTAAGAAAGTAA
- a CDS encoding zinc-binding alcohol dehydrogenase family protein, with amino-acid sequence MKAIGFKTSLSIEEKDSFMEFETAKPIPGAHDLLVKIDAISVNPVDFKIRQSAAKDTILETPKIIGWDAVGIVQAVGEKVTLFEVGDLVYYAGDITKQGSNAEFQIIDERIVGRKPKTLSAEESAVIPLTALTAWEILFDRIRINADKDKGKSILIIGGAGGVGSIAIQLAKKMAGLTVIATASRPETIDWCKQQGADFVVDHKDLVASVREAGFENVDFILDFVDTNAYWDTMVELIKPQGHIASITGSAEPVVLNKLKSKSVSFSWELMYTRSMYQTEDMVEQHNILNIVADLLDDGILKTTLKETYNGLTAENLKKAHQRLESGKTIGKIAIKF; translated from the coding sequence ATGAAAGCAATAGGATTTAAAACCTCATTATCTATAGAAGAAAAAGACAGTTTCATGGAATTTGAAACTGCGAAACCAATACCCGGAGCACACGATTTATTGGTAAAAATCGATGCCATTTCAGTAAATCCGGTCGATTTTAAAATTCGCCAGAGCGCTGCAAAAGATACTATTTTGGAAACACCAAAAATTATCGGCTGGGATGCTGTCGGAATTGTACAGGCAGTTGGCGAAAAAGTCACTTTATTTGAAGTAGGCGATCTAGTATATTATGCCGGAGATATTACCAAGCAAGGAAGTAATGCCGAATTTCAGATTATTGATGAAAGAATTGTCGGTAGAAAGCCAAAAACACTCAGCGCTGAAGAATCAGCTGTAATTCCGTTAACCGCTTTAACGGCTTGGGAAATTCTGTTTGACCGAATCAGAATTAATGCTGACAAAGACAAAGGAAAATCAATTTTGATCATTGGAGGCGCTGGTGGAGTGGGTTCGATTGCGATTCAATTGGCTAAGAAAATGGCAGGATTAACAGTTATTGCAACTGCATCGCGTCCTGAAACTATTGATTGGTGCAAACAACAAGGAGCCGATTTTGTGGTTGATCATAAAGATTTAGTGGCATCGGTAAGAGAAGCAGGTTTTGAAAACGTTGATTTTATTCTGGATTTTGTAGACACCAATGCTTATTGGGATACCATGGTTGAATTAATTAAACCTCAAGGACATATCGCTTCGATTACAGGAAGTGCAGAACCTGTAGTTTTGAATAAACTGAAAAGCAAAAGTGTTTCTTTTTCCTGGGAATTGATGTACACCCGCTCTATGTATCAAACAGAAGACATGGTAGAACAACATAATATTCTCAATATTGTTGCTGATTTGCTGGACGATGGTATATTGAAAACAACTCTAAAAGAAACCTACAACGGACTTACAGCTGAAAATTTGAAAAAAGCACATCAGCGTTTAGAATCGGGAAAAACAATTGGTAAAATTGCCATTAAATTCTAA
- a CDS encoding helix-turn-helix domain-containing protein: MNLNTVFESNYKKLGFLILNQKTVEEINSDEYKAYIKVLYLPEDYQVTIDFKQYQTKSPSLFFINSNQYLQINKEGKKQGYFMYYNRDFYCVQIHDAEVACDGLLFNNIFEMPMTTLPDKEVLFIEGIFNQIHEEFVSPDSSQEEMIRTYLKQLIIKATRIWKIQQLGVLNEESTKEMDFFRDFSRLVEIHFRTKHTVADYADILGVAPKTLSNKFNRLELTQPNDIIKDRIILEAKRLLGYSSLSVKEIAYQLGYEDPAYFNRLFTNKVGDTPSNFKKKYLQGKNVQLE, from the coding sequence ATGAACCTTAATACTGTATTTGAATCGAATTATAAAAAACTGGGATTTCTGATTCTGAACCAGAAAACAGTCGAAGAAATTAATAGTGACGAATACAAAGCTTATATAAAGGTCTTATATCTGCCGGAAGATTATCAGGTTACGATTGATTTTAAACAATACCAAACCAAAAGTCCTTCCCTGTTTTTCATCAACAGCAATCAATATCTGCAGATTAATAAGGAAGGAAAAAAGCAGGGTTATTTTATGTACTATAATCGTGATTTTTATTGTGTACAGATTCATGATGCTGAAGTAGCCTGCGACGGATTGTTATTCAATAATATATTCGAAATGCCCATGACCACTTTACCAGACAAAGAGGTTTTGTTTATTGAAGGCATTTTCAATCAGATTCACGAAGAGTTTGTTTCGCCTGATTCTTCGCAGGAAGAAATGATTCGAACGTATTTGAAACAACTTATTATTAAAGCCACGCGAATCTGGAAAATTCAGCAATTGGGAGTTTTAAATGAAGAATCTACTAAAGAAATGGATTTCTTCAGGGATTTCAGCCGATTGGTTGAAATTCATTTCAGAACCAAACATACCGTTGCCGATTATGCAGATATTTTGGGTGTTGCTCCTAAAACACTTTCAAACAAATTCAATCGTTTGGAATTAACACAGCCTAACGATATTATAAAAGACCGCATTATTCTGGAAGCTAAAAGGCTTTTGGGGTATTCTTCTTTAAGTGTAAAAGAGATTGCCTATCAGCTGGGATATGAAGATCCGGCGTATTTTAACCGACTTTTTACCAATAAAGTTGGCGACACTCCGTCTAATTTCAAGAAAAAATACCTTCAAGGGAAAAATGTACAATTAGAATAG
- a CDS encoding LytR/AlgR family response regulator transcription factor yields the protein MEKLKCIVVDDEPIARDIIESFISEIPFLQLEASFGEPSKALMHLQENTIDIVFSDIEMPKFTGLELAQALTNPPVIIFITAHRNFALDGFETGASDYLVKPVRFDRFLKAVNRAKEYLSLKKTASVHQINSDRIFIKSEGKLIKILLNEILYVEAQDDYLKFVINGGSYMTLGTLKAMEEVLKLPMFFRVQRSFILNLESVRSLNGNRIELIDGKNISVALNKKEELYLLLGIR from the coding sequence ATGGAAAAGTTGAAATGCATTGTCGTAGATGACGAACCGATTGCTAGAGATATCATAGAATCTTTTATCAGCGAAATTCCTTTTCTGCAATTGGAAGCTTCATTTGGAGAACCTTCAAAAGCTTTAATGCACCTGCAGGAAAATACAATTGATATTGTGTTCAGTGATATCGAAATGCCCAAATTTACAGGTTTAGAACTGGCACAAGCGCTTACAAATCCTCCTGTCATTATTTTTATAACCGCGCACCGCAATTTTGCTTTGGACGGATTTGAAACCGGTGCTTCAGATTATCTGGTAAAACCCGTTCGTTTCGATCGTTTTTTAAAAGCGGTAAATCGCGCCAAAGAATACCTTTCATTAAAGAAAACAGCTTCTGTACATCAAATCAATTCAGATCGCATTTTTATTAAATCGGAAGGAAAACTGATTAAGATTTTATTGAATGAAATCCTTTATGTAGAAGCGCAGGACGATTATTTGAAATTTGTCATTAACGGCGGATCTTACATGACTTTAGGGACTCTAAAAGCAATGGAAGAAGTTTTGAAACTCCCGATGTTCTTTCGCGTCCAGCGTTCTTTTATCCTAAATCTTGAATCGGTTAGAAGCTTAAATGGAAATAGAATCGAATTGATTGATGGAAAGAACATTTCTGTGGCTTTGAATAAAAAGGAGGAATTGTATTTGTTGTTAGGGATTAGATAA
- a CDS encoding alpha/beta hydrolase, giving the protein MKTIQSIQRGIFIVTLLTLNTIAMAQERPYKGQNDPEIFTEVRSFLNALNSGNGKPLEQLSVTDARNVLVGAQKSVEVDYSGIEETEKVISQNGLKVKIHITKPKGAKANAPVFIFIHGGGWVLGDYPTHRRLVRDLVVESGAVAVFPDYTPSPEAKYPVAINEIYAATQWVAENGKEIGVDGKNLAVVGNSVGGNMTAAITLMAKDKKGPHIKLQVLLWPVTDANFETESYNLYANGRFLTKNMMKWFWDNYLPDTAKRTEKYASPLQASLTELKGLPPALVQTAENDVLRDEGEAYARKLNEAGVPVTLTRYNGLIHDYGLLNPIAHVPAIQTAVQQAGIVIKTTLK; this is encoded by the coding sequence ATGAAAACAATACAATCCATACAAAGAGGTATATTTATAGTTACATTATTAACTCTAAATACAATAGCTATGGCACAAGAAAGACCATATAAAGGACAAAATGACCCGGAAATCTTTACAGAAGTCCGCAGCTTTTTAAATGCATTAAATTCAGGTAACGGAAAACCATTAGAACAATTATCTGTCACAGATGCAAGAAATGTTTTAGTAGGCGCTCAGAAATCAGTAGAAGTGGATTATTCTGGTATAGAAGAAACTGAAAAAGTAATTTCTCAGAACGGCTTAAAAGTAAAAATTCATATCACTAAACCTAAAGGAGCAAAAGCAAATGCACCAGTATTTATCTTTATTCACGGCGGTGGATGGGTTTTAGGAGATTATCCTACTCATAGAAGATTAGTAAGAGATTTGGTTGTAGAAAGTGGCGCAGTGGCAGTTTTCCCTGATTATACGCCATCACCTGAAGCTAAATATCCAGTTGCGATTAACGAAATTTATGCTGCAACACAATGGGTAGCTGAAAATGGAAAAGAAATTGGAGTAGATGGGAAAAACCTAGCTGTTGTTGGAAATAGCGTGGGTGGTAACATGACTGCCGCTATTACTTTAATGGCGAAAGATAAAAAAGGCCCTCATATTAAATTACAAGTTTTATTATGGCCTGTAACGGATGCTAATTTTGAAACTGAATCTTATAATTTATATGCCAATGGACGTTTCTTAACTAAAAATATGATGAAATGGTTCTGGGACAATTATTTACCTGATACTGCTAAAAGAACAGAAAAATATGCTTCTCCATTACAAGCTAGTTTAACAGAATTAAAAGGCTTACCTCCTGCTCTAGTTCAAACTGCTGAGAACGATGTTTTAAGAGATGAAGGAGAAGCTTATGCCAGAAAGCTTAATGAAGCTGGAGTTCCTGTAACCTTAACGAGATATAACGGTTTGATCCACGATTATGGACTTTTAAATCCGATTGCCCATGTACCAGCTATTCAAACAGCCGTACAACAAGCTGGCATTGTAATCAAAACGACACTGAAATAA